From a single Nicotiana tomentosiformis chromosome 2, ASM39032v3, whole genome shotgun sequence genomic region:
- the LOC138904848 gene encoding uncharacterized protein, translating to MPPYLKIYDGTTDPEDHVTHYVTAVNGNDLAKEQVSSILLKQFSETLTGGALTWHSQLPTRSIETFEEMTDKFVTAHAGAKKVEARANDIFAIKQSPEEGLRDFLARFNRVRMILPNVSEGMAVASFQNELSRNGSRATRKLLSRLIKYPLTTWDEIHNENCAEVRADEDDLNGPTHRLTLVQAESRKDRRNDIRRDPVNSRPNRERHLPYVRTTVASSSRHEEGPS from the coding sequence atgccgccctatctgaaaatatatgatggaacaactgaccccgaggatcatgtgacccattacgtcaccgccgtgaatggcaatgacctcgccaaggaacaagtatcctccattctTCTAAAGCAATTCAGCGAAACCCTCACGGGAGGTGCATTAACCTGGCATTCGCAACTGCCTACACGTTCCATCGAAACCTTTGAGGAAATGACTGATAAGTTCGTGACGGCCCACGCTGGGGCCAAGAAGGTTGAGGCAAGAGCAAACGACATCTTTGCTATAAAACAGTCTCCGGAAGAGGGgttgagggacttcctcgcccgtttTAACCGAGTAAGAATGATCTTGCCCAATGTATCAGAAGGAATGGCGGTAGCTTCTTTTCAAAACGAGCTGAGCAGAAATGGTTCAAGGGCgacaagaaaattattaagtcggCTTATTAAGTATCCCCTAAcaacttgggatgaaatacataaTGAAAATTGTGCCGAAGTCCGAGCAGACGAAGACGACCTCAATGGGCCTACCCATCgactgaccttggtacaagcagAATCCAGAAAAGATAGGAGAAATGATATCAGAAGAGATCCTGTGAACTCACGACCGAACAGGGAACGACA